The following proteins come from a genomic window of Mycolicibacterium rufum:
- a CDS encoding heparin lyase I family protein, producing the protein MSLSPAGAGEPVRDPTASRGSIIEIHSAAVASKTVVTPASQRLIIRAKGEPCDGAPVIDVAVDGHSVGTRSVSTSWTDYPLAAEIPTGSHTIAVTFADPLSSGSCTRSLSLDSVRIVPSGNIKAAPPVLGGAALFVGDYSTGDFSQWDVVQNRFYNSSGAGYTPTYAAAVVDDPVKGKAARFEVRDGDYPGFPSGDRSEVQGTTALSGGTEGQTRWYSFAVKFDPDFPQNHASLGWGVTNQWHCNCGGSPPVGWDVNEKNGQWSLIVHKQSAPNVVIDRVDIYDTPLQVGSWHDVTMEIRYSASDSDGYIRLWMNGVRQTFLDGSDTYTTRTMVPGTSGIYYKEGYYRQRGIAPTGVVYHAGFRAAASEGGLVG; encoded by the coding sequence ATGTCACTGTCACCGGCCGGGGCCGGCGAACCGGTGCGCGATCCGACTGCGTCCCGCGGCTCGATCATCGAGATCCACTCGGCGGCAGTGGCTTCGAAGACAGTGGTCACCCCGGCGTCGCAGCGCCTCATCATCCGCGCGAAGGGTGAACCGTGTGATGGCGCACCGGTGATCGACGTCGCCGTCGACGGGCACTCGGTGGGCACCCGGTCGGTGTCGACCAGCTGGACCGATTACCCGCTCGCCGCCGAGATTCCGACCGGGTCACACACCATCGCCGTCACGTTCGCCGATCCGTTGAGCTCCGGTTCGTGCACCAGGAGCCTGTCTCTGGACAGCGTGCGCATCGTGCCCAGCGGCAACATCAAGGCCGCACCCCCCGTCCTCGGTGGCGCCGCGCTCTTCGTAGGCGACTACAGCACGGGCGATTTCAGCCAGTGGGATGTCGTGCAGAACAGGTTCTACAACTCGTCGGGTGCGGGTTACACGCCGACATACGCCGCTGCTGTCGTCGATGACCCGGTGAAGGGCAAGGCCGCGAGGTTCGAGGTCCGCGACGGTGACTATCCCGGGTTCCCGTCCGGAGACCGCTCGGAGGTACAGGGCACGACGGCTCTCAGTGGCGGCACCGAGGGCCAGACGCGATGGTATTCCTTCGCCGTCAAATTCGATCCGGACTTCCCTCAGAACCACGCATCGCTCGGCTGGGGTGTGACCAATCAATGGCACTGCAACTGCGGTGGCAGCCCACCGGTCGGGTGGGATGTGAACGAGAAGAACGGGCAGTGGTCGCTGATCGTCCACAAGCAGTCCGCGCCGAACGTCGTCATCGACAGGGTCGACATCTATGACACACCCCTGCAGGTGGGAAGCTGGCACGACGTGACCATGGAGATCAGATACTCCGCGTCAGACAGCGACGGCTACATCAGGCTCTGGATGAACGGTGTGCGACAGACGTTCCTCGACGGATCGGACACGTACACCACGAGGACCATGGTTCCTGGCACATCCGGCATCTATTACAAGGAAGGCTACTACCGGCAGCGCGGCATCGCGCCGACCGGTGTCGTGTACCACGCCGGGTTCCGCGCCGCCGCGTCCGAGGGCGGACTCGTCGGGTGA
- a CDS encoding class I SAM-dependent methyltransferase — MNVEVDGGAVTSWLHDTIADFDSAQSLAGRARTRRWQTFAQRFPAISDMRVIDLGGTPQSWALAPVRPLAVTIVNLLPLDSDDPSVDVVQADACDLPAAVRHERFDLVFSNSLIEHVGGHPQRQRLADTIDALAQRHWVQTPYRYFPVEPHWVFPGMQWLPYAARVQISLRWNRGNVHTYTRQDAENAVDQVDLLSISQMRRYFPASSIWHERFAGLVKSIVAVRG; from the coding sequence ATGAACGTCGAGGTGGACGGGGGAGCAGTGACCAGCTGGTTGCATGACACGATCGCTGATTTCGATTCGGCGCAGTCTCTGGCAGGACGGGCCAGAACCCGACGTTGGCAGACCTTCGCGCAACGATTCCCGGCGATCTCGGACATGAGGGTGATCGACCTCGGCGGCACACCGCAGTCGTGGGCGCTCGCTCCCGTGCGGCCCCTGGCGGTGACGATCGTCAATCTCCTGCCCTTGGACTCAGACGATCCGTCCGTCGACGTCGTGCAAGCCGACGCCTGCGACCTGCCCGCTGCTGTCCGCCACGAGCGATTCGATCTCGTGTTCTCGAACTCGCTCATCGAGCACGTGGGTGGTCATCCGCAGCGGCAACGTCTCGCCGACACCATAGACGCTCTTGCGCAACGGCATTGGGTACAGACGCCCTATCGCTACTTTCCGGTCGAGCCGCACTGGGTGTTCCCCGGCATGCAATGGCTTCCCTACGCGGCCCGCGTACAGATATCTCTGCGTTGGAATCGCGGAAACGTGCACACCTACACCCGGCAGGACGCCGAGAACGCGGTCGATCAGGTCGACCTGCTCTCGATCTCTCAGATGAGGCGCTACTTCCCGGCATCGTCGATCTGGCACGAGCGCTTCGCAGGGCTGGTCAAGTCGATCGTGGCAGTACGCGGCTGA
- a CDS encoding O-antigen ligase family protein codes for MTGLLSGADLGDLLVLGVAAVVLGLLSVRRPVVAVIAMLLALFLHVALAPYSRTPPFWFALALLLGAVFWWWLDHHRDRPRSIGAIGWAMGLYLGWIVYSMVSPHELSAAVGNPSYTRMAVPGFVVSSTVIPFVLFLVGRLVVNRASALRAVLWALLLMAGYSALLAVMQFHGLERWMWPRLNTDPSATWIGRANGVTGQPVENGIVLALGIAIAMQVISRGDEPGWRRCSAAVIAVGCGYGIYLTHTRAAWLSGAIVLVIGASLAVGYRRWFVVTLGAVTAIIATHWSTFTSANRTAGGIGSESEVDDRLNMIRTALWAAERKPLAGWGISRFQAVNTYHHQQWSSEVPWFRGYGIVSHENELGILAELGLIGLGLWVLVVALIAHRLWTAYRRLPDSRVTGSPLALTALIALAVFIVSGFTVDLRFLSFGTSAVFLLAGLAIGWSDRYRGRATPELDQKVLVRSE; via the coding sequence GTGACCGGTTTGCTCTCGGGCGCCGATCTCGGCGATCTTCTCGTCCTCGGCGTCGCCGCCGTGGTACTGGGGTTGCTGAGCGTGCGGAGACCCGTGGTCGCGGTGATCGCGATGCTGCTCGCGCTGTTCCTTCACGTGGCCTTGGCGCCGTACTCCCGCACTCCGCCGTTCTGGTTCGCTCTCGCCCTGCTCCTGGGCGCCGTCTTCTGGTGGTGGCTGGATCATCATCGGGATCGTCCGCGCAGCATCGGCGCGATCGGCTGGGCGATGGGGCTGTACCTGGGGTGGATCGTCTACTCGATGGTGAGTCCGCACGAACTCTCCGCCGCGGTCGGCAACCCGTCCTACACCAGGATGGCTGTGCCGGGATTCGTGGTCTCCAGCACCGTGATCCCGTTCGTCCTGTTCCTGGTCGGCCGCCTCGTGGTGAACCGCGCGAGTGCGCTCCGCGCCGTGCTGTGGGCGCTGTTGCTGATGGCCGGGTACTCGGCGTTGTTGGCCGTGATGCAATTCCACGGTCTCGAGCGGTGGATGTGGCCGCGTCTCAACACTGATCCGTCAGCGACGTGGATCGGCAGAGCCAACGGAGTGACGGGTCAGCCTGTCGAGAACGGTATCGTCCTGGCGCTGGGGATCGCGATCGCGATGCAGGTGATCAGCCGCGGTGACGAACCCGGGTGGCGGCGCTGCTCGGCAGCCGTCATCGCCGTCGGCTGCGGTTACGGCATCTACCTCACGCACACCCGGGCGGCGTGGCTCAGCGGCGCGATCGTTCTCGTCATCGGGGCATCGCTGGCCGTCGGTTACCGCCGGTGGTTCGTGGTGACACTGGGCGCCGTCACCGCGATCATCGCCACGCACTGGTCGACCTTCACCAGCGCCAACCGGACAGCCGGCGGTATCGGATCCGAATCCGAGGTCGACGACCGCCTCAACATGATCCGAACCGCGTTGTGGGCGGCCGAGCGAAAGCCGCTGGCCGGCTGGGGGATCAGCCGATTTCAGGCGGTCAACACCTACCATCACCAACAGTGGTCGTCCGAGGTGCCGTGGTTCCGCGGTTACGGCATCGTCTCCCACGAGAACGAGTTGGGCATCCTCGCTGAACTGGGGTTGATCGGCCTCGGGCTGTGGGTGCTCGTCGTCGCTCTGATCGCGCATCGACTCTGGACGGCCTACCGCAGACTTCCGGATTCCAGGGTGACAGGCAGCCCGCTCGCACTCACTGCGCTCATCGCACTCGCGGTCTTCATCGTCAGCGGGTTCACCGTCGACCTCAGATTCCTGTCCTTCGGCACCTCGGCCGTGTTCCTCCTCGCCGGACTGGCGATCGGGTGGAGCGACCGGTACCGCGGCAGGGCAACTCCGGAGCTCGATCAGAAGGTGTTGGTGCGCAGTGAATGA
- a CDS encoding glycosyltransferase family 4 protein encodes MNEQRALWVSTSVRTPGGMTTYLQAMQKTPLWSEWNVRHVATHREGSKFTKLAAFVGGSVLFLVEMIRFRPTVVHLHTSARASFGRKAILLWCSSLSGLPTVLHIHGSDFMEYFAESSALTQVLIRATLCRASAVVALGSIWARRLERIAPGARIVEIPNAVPLAASPARLSSTDRPIRFVFLGRIGERKGAFELLRAWACLDAPTATLTMAGDGDVQQARSLVRELHLESSVDLPGWLSPAAVGDLLDNADVLVLPSRREGQPMAVLEAMARGLCVIAGEGGGLPEMIGGGCGLLVTSDDVDGITTALQRVVDDAALRISCGKAAYERARQRYDIDVVWRRLDGLYREVTGNPRSRNPLTWQMQWPPAAAEERVAQG; translated from the coding sequence GTGAATGAGCAGCGGGCGCTGTGGGTCTCCACGAGTGTGCGGACGCCCGGCGGGATGACCACCTATCTGCAAGCCATGCAGAAGACCCCACTGTGGAGCGAGTGGAACGTCCGCCATGTTGCGACGCACCGCGAGGGTTCGAAGTTCACAAAGCTCGCCGCTTTCGTGGGCGGTAGCGTCCTCTTCCTCGTCGAGATGATCAGGTTCCGGCCGACCGTGGTCCACCTGCACACCAGCGCGCGCGCGAGCTTCGGGCGCAAGGCGATCCTGCTCTGGTGCAGTTCGCTGTCCGGCTTGCCGACGGTCCTGCACATCCACGGATCGGATTTCATGGAGTACTTCGCAGAATCGTCGGCGCTGACGCAGGTTCTCATCCGGGCGACGTTGTGCCGGGCCAGCGCTGTGGTGGCACTGGGTTCCATCTGGGCGCGCCGCCTGGAGAGGATCGCGCCCGGCGCACGAATCGTGGAGATCCCCAACGCTGTTCCGCTTGCCGCTTCTCCTGCGCGGCTCTCGTCGACCGACCGCCCGATACGGTTCGTCTTCCTCGGCCGCATCGGCGAGCGCAAGGGCGCATTCGAGCTGCTGCGTGCGTGGGCATGCCTGGACGCGCCGACCGCGACGCTGACCATGGCCGGCGACGGAGACGTGCAGCAGGCCCGGAGTCTGGTGCGGGAGTTGCACCTCGAGAGCTCCGTCGACCTCCCCGGGTGGCTGTCCCCCGCAGCGGTCGGCGACCTTCTCGACAACGCCGACGTTCTGGTGCTGCCGTCGCGGAGGGAAGGACAGCCGATGGCGGTGCTGGAGGCGATGGCGCGTGGTCTGTGCGTCATCGCCGGAGAGGGAGGAGGGCTCCCCGAGATGATCGGCGGTGGGTGCGGGCTGTTGGTCACCTCCGACGACGTCGACGGCATCACCACGGCGCTCCAAAGGGTCGTCGACGACGCCGCCCTCCGGATCAGCTGCGGGAAGGCCGCTTACGAACGCGCCCGGCAGCGCTACGACATCGACGTCGTCTGGCGGCGGCTCGACGGTCTGTACCGCGAGGTCACCGGG